In Leuconostocaceae bacterium ESL0723, the following proteins share a genomic window:
- a CDS encoding glycerophosphodiester phosphodiesterase: MQYLWRAGQAFYKNWWRYLVLIIGLQALVRHLIIPVYGWIFQGILAVFGINYLSYNNLGDLFTYGTLPLWCLLLLGLVVMVTAYLQFALIIVGVYQIAEGHEIRPRQILAVIFGNLRSFSWPGFLLFMAYVAVVLPAFSTLFSSSLLRKVVLPDFVITFLLSNWFYGLALIVLILAWLVVGVRLIRVLPLMLIKGQPWQQAFADSWRGTKPRFWRYVVQIVLIALLVWAVTTLSSYVGVHLQLWFDYHWRSVSLASAIFLTFGVQLVQVLMGVFETILFALIITFPGQIPLATRPALFKRTYSRRVQALARRLTMVAVALVLIGFNVTYLVGSYNNPASILTISHRGVDGVNGVQNTIPVLEKTAQHHPDYVEMDLHETKDDQFVVMHDANLKALTGVNKRPHQLTLDQITSLTAHENGFSAPVASFDDYLATAERLHQKLLVEIKVSSQDSPHMMRNFTKKYGQRMVQDGNMLHSLSYPVILQSREMMPKIPASFILPYTLVLPQTQANAYTLEQTTLSQEIVDQAHRQNQKVFAWDIDDPDEMQSMIFMNNDGIITDDLSTLQSVINSEVDHPSYAKRMSQLLNVDWQSAF; encoded by the coding sequence ATGCAATACCTATGGCGGGCCGGTCAGGCCTTTTACAAAAATTGGTGGCGGTACTTGGTGCTGATTATTGGCCTGCAGGCGCTTGTCCGGCACTTAATCATTCCCGTTTACGGTTGGATTTTCCAGGGCATCCTGGCAGTCTTTGGCATTAACTATCTCTCCTATAATAACTTGGGGGATTTGTTTACCTACGGCACCTTGCCGCTGTGGTGCCTCCTGTTGTTGGGACTGGTGGTCATGGTCACGGCCTACCTGCAGTTTGCCCTAATCATTGTGGGCGTCTACCAAATTGCCGAAGGACATGAAATCCGGCCCCGGCAAATTCTGGCCGTGATTTTTGGTAACCTGCGCTCCTTCTCCTGGCCCGGCTTCCTGCTTTTCATGGCCTACGTGGCCGTAGTCCTACCGGCCTTTTCGACCCTCTTTTCATCCAGCCTCCTGCGGAAGGTGGTCCTACCAGACTTTGTGATTACCTTTTTGCTGAGTAACTGGTTTTATGGCCTGGCTCTCATAGTCCTGATTCTGGCCTGGTTGGTGGTGGGGGTGCGCTTAATCCGCGTCCTGCCCCTGATGCTAATCAAGGGTCAGCCCTGGCAGCAGGCCTTTGCCGATAGCTGGCGGGGAACCAAGCCCCGCTTTTGGCGCTACGTGGTTCAAATTGTCCTGATTGCCCTCTTAGTCTGGGCGGTGACTACTTTGAGCAGCTATGTGGGCGTCCACCTTCAGCTTTGGTTTGACTACCACTGGCGCAGCGTTTCCCTGGCTTCGGCTATTTTTCTAACCTTTGGGGTCCAGCTGGTCCAAGTCCTAATGGGCGTTTTTGAAACGATTCTCTTTGCCCTGATTATTACCTTCCCTGGGCAAATACCATTAGCTACCCGGCCAGCCCTCTTTAAGCGAACCTATTCCCGGCGGGTTCAGGCCTTGGCCCGGCGACTAACGATGGTGGCGGTGGCCTTGGTTTTGATTGGCTTTAATGTGACCTACCTGGTTGGGTCCTATAACAACCCGGCCAGCATCTTGACCATTTCCCACCGGGGCGTGGATGGCGTCAACGGCGTGCAAAACACGATTCCAGTCCTGGAGAAAACCGCCCAGCACCATCCCGACTACGTTGAAATGGACCTGCATGAAACCAAGGATGACCAGTTTGTGGTCATGCACGATGCCAATTTGAAGGCGTTGACCGGGGTTAATAAGCGGCCCCACCAACTGACCTTAGATCAAATCACTAGTTTAACCGCCCATGAAAACGGCTTTAGTGCCCCGGTGGCTAGTTTTGATGACTACTTGGCCACGGCCGAGCGCCTGCACCAAAAGCTCCTGGTTGAAATCAAGGTTAGCTCCCAGGACAGCCCTCACATGATGCGGAATTTCACCAAGAAATACGGCCAGCGGATGGTCCAAGATGGTAACATGCTCCATTCCCTGTCCTACCCGGTTATTCTGCAATCCCGGGAAATGATGCCTAAGATTCCGGCCAGCTTTATCCTGCCCTATACCCTGGTCCTACCCCAGACTCAGGCGAACGCCTACACTTTGGAACAGACCACCCTCAGCCAGGAAATCGTGGACCAGGCCCACCGCCAGAACCAGAAGGTCTTTGCCTGGGACATTGACGATCCCGATGAAATGCAGTCGATGATTTTCATGAACAACGATGGCATTATCACCGACGATCTCTCGACCCTCCAGTCAGTCATCAACAGTGAGGTCGACCATCCATCCTATGCTAAGCGGATGTCCCAGCTGCTAAACGTTGACTGGCAATCAGCTTTTTAA
- the hflX gene encoding GTPase HflX — protein MQNPETRPAILAGLAYKNHGDLDYEMTELAELARANNLDPVATFTQKTDRPDPGTYFGKGKVEELAAAVQSYEVDLIVTNDELSPSQIRNLEKRTQATVVDRTGLILDIFAQRAQTKQAKLQVQLARLQYQLPRLRTSMSVSLDQQTGAGGGGFTSRGSGETQLEESRRRITSEMVHIRHELADIESGAQTRSAQRHDSGLPSVALVGYTNAGKSTLMNQLLSRFGVGAQADQSKQVFEKNMLFATLNTTVRQLTLPDKKQFLLSDTVGFVSKLPHDLVAAFQSTLAEAAQADLLLQVVDISDPNYQKMMATTQSTLEKIGVTGRPMITVYNKADLADVPYPTVDGQESITICAKDLKSQDELLGLIKKAIFPDVQVVDLFVPFSENKVVAQLAAHHTFLDEEYNEDGTALKVELTGEEVPQYENFIQK, from the coding sequence ATGCAGAATCCTGAAACCCGGCCGGCCATCTTGGCCGGCCTTGCTTATAAAAACCACGGGGACCTGGACTATGAAATGACCGAGCTGGCCGAACTAGCCCGAGCCAACAACTTAGACCCGGTCGCCACCTTCACCCAGAAAACCGACCGACCCGACCCCGGCACCTACTTTGGTAAGGGAAAGGTCGAAGAACTGGCAGCCGCCGTCCAATCCTACGAAGTGGACCTGATTGTCACCAATGACGAACTCTCCCCTTCCCAAATTCGTAACTTAGAAAAGCGGACCCAGGCCACCGTGGTTGACCGAACCGGCCTAATCTTAGACATCTTTGCCCAGCGGGCCCAGACCAAGCAGGCCAAGCTCCAGGTCCAACTAGCCCGGCTACAGTACCAGCTGCCCCGCCTGCGGACCAGCATGTCCGTTAGTTTGGATCAGCAAACCGGGGCCGGTGGTGGTGGTTTTACCAGCCGTGGTTCTGGTGAAACCCAACTGGAAGAGTCCCGGCGGCGGATTACCAGTGAAATGGTTCATATCCGCCACGAACTGGCTGACATTGAAAGCGGCGCCCAGACCCGGTCAGCCCAACGCCACGACAGTGGCCTGCCCAGTGTCGCCTTAGTCGGTTATACTAACGCCGGTAAGTCAACCCTGATGAACCAGCTCCTCAGCCGCTTTGGCGTCGGAGCCCAGGCCGACCAGAGCAAGCAGGTCTTTGAAAAGAACATGCTCTTTGCCACCCTAAACACCACCGTCCGTCAGCTGACCCTGCCAGATAAGAAGCAGTTCTTGCTGTCCGATACAGTTGGTTTTGTCTCCAAGCTGCCTCACGACCTGGTGGCTGCCTTCCAATCCACCCTGGCCGAGGCCGCCCAGGCGGACTTGCTCCTCCAAGTCGTTGATATTTCTGACCCTAACTACCAGAAAATGATGGCCACGACCCAGTCCACCCTAGAAAAGATTGGTGTAACCGGCCGGCCCATGATTACGGTCTACAACAAGGCCGACTTGGCGGATGTGCCCTATCCGACCGTTGATGGTCAGGAGAGCATTACCATCTGTGCCAAGGATCTCAAGTCCCAGGATGAACTGCTCGGTCTGATTAAAAAGGCCATCTTCCCGGATGTCCAGGTCGTTGACCTCTTCGTGCCTTTCAGCGAAAACAAGGTCGTGGCCCAGCTAGCGGCCCACCACACTTTTCTTGATGAAGAATATAACGAGGACGGTACCGCTCTCAAGGTTGAATTAACCGGTGAGGAAGTCCCCCAGTACGAAAACTTTATCCAAAAATAA
- a CDS encoding histidine phosphatase family protein: MAIHIYMVRHGETYFNLLRRFQGFSDAPLTNKGIEDGHKAGKRLAQVHFDGAYSSDLTRAIHTARYALSENQAGSPKEPDLLPDFREENFGTFEGVDSQVTLTFLNGHADKIYPTYTDMINEKGMAYVMDLFAKYDPYQLAESYDDFTTRVKHGFDQISAKHKDGDQVLLVSHGTAIRGIADMFGRPDISEQAIQNGSVMHLDLHNDGATEILEFNDITTQFTNHQ, encoded by the coding sequence ATGGCCATTCACATTTACATGGTTCGCCACGGCGAAACTTACTTCAACCTACTGCGGCGCTTCCAAGGTTTTTCCGACGCACCTTTGACTAACAAGGGCATTGAAGACGGGCACAAGGCTGGTAAACGGTTAGCCCAAGTCCACTTTGACGGCGCCTATTCCTCTGACTTAACCCGGGCTATCCACACCGCCCGCTACGCCCTGTCAGAAAACCAGGCCGGTTCACCTAAGGAACCCGACCTTCTCCCTGATTTCCGGGAAGAAAACTTCGGTACCTTTGAAGGGGTGGATTCCCAGGTGACCCTAACCTTCCTCAACGGTCACGCTGACAAAATCTATCCAACCTACACCGATATGATTAACGAAAAGGGCATGGCCTATGTCATGGACCTCTTTGCCAAGTACGACCCCTACCAGCTGGCTGAGAGTTATGATGACTTCACTACCCGGGTTAAGCACGGCTTTGACCAAATCAGCGCCAAGCACAAGGACGGCGACCAGGTCCTCCTGGTTTCCCATGGCACGGCTATTCGCGGGATTGCGGACATGTTTGGTCGTCCTGATATCAGTGAGCAAGCCATCCAGAACGGATCCGTGATGCACCTTGACCTGCACAATGATGGCGCCACTGAAATCTTGGAATTTAACGATATTACCACCCAATTTACTAATCACCAATAA
- a CDS encoding phosphatase PAP2 family protein gives MSIWESSNTGALIQDTRNRFVTTTGEKKTLTTFLIIGFAVLLFATFFDKNVSSTVMDQNSIFGNIFQNYADQGANVVLFAAFEILAWITWFKVQGNVLRYAMTASLLAMALNQMLAVLMDMLSYTFSMIHNIEKGRPMGMANNTAAVANYPEALRWSLAIALTLFISIAFYYWIGRKGASDLNYLLMAALVGIALVLAATTTINEMKVLWGRFRPYEMVNHMSNFTPWYHLNGKTGHNSFPSGHTMSGWLYLWLAFFVPRKNISWQKVMVYFGIGMGILTGLSRVRIGAHWLSDVTVSSLIVGTMIFFASRLLQAHYIESRHSDAA, from the coding sequence ATGTCTATTTGGGAGAGCTCCAATACTGGGGCGTTGATTCAAGACACACGTAACCGCTTTGTGACAACCACTGGGGAGAAGAAAACACTCACAACTTTCTTAATTATTGGTTTTGCCGTTTTACTTTTTGCTACTTTCTTTGATAAAAACGTTAGTTCAACCGTGATGGATCAGAACTCGATTTTTGGAAACATTTTCCAAAACTATGCTGATCAAGGGGCTAACGTTGTGCTCTTTGCTGCCTTTGAAATCTTGGCCTGGATTACCTGGTTCAAGGTTCAGGGGAATGTTTTACGATATGCTATGACGGCCAGCCTGCTAGCGATGGCCTTAAATCAAATGCTAGCTGTGTTAATGGATATGTTAAGTTACACGTTTTCAATGATTCACAACATTGAAAAGGGGCGCCCAATGGGGATGGCTAACAACACTGCCGCTGTTGCCAATTACCCAGAAGCGCTCCGTTGGAGCTTAGCAATCGCATTAACACTTTTTATTTCTATTGCTTTTTACTACTGGATTGGTCGCAAGGGTGCTAGCGACCTGAACTACCTGCTGATGGCCGCCCTGGTTGGGATTGCCCTGGTACTGGCCGCTACGACGACTATCAACGAAATGAAGGTCCTCTGGGGCCGCTTCCGTCCTTACGAAATGGTTAACCACATGAGTAACTTTACTCCTTGGTACCACTTAAACGGGAAGACGGGGCATAACTCCTTCCCATCTGGGCATACCATGTCTGGTTGGCTCTATCTCTGGTTAGCGTTCTTCGTGCCACGTAAGAACATCAGCTGGCAGAAGGTGATGGTTTACTTTGGGATTGGTATGGGTATCCTGACCGGTCTTAGCCGGGTTCGGATTGGCGCCCACTGGCTTAGTGACGTGACCGTTTCTAGCCTGATTGTTGGAACCATGATTTTCTTTGCAAGCCGGCTTTTGCAGGCCCACTACATCGAAAGTCGTCACAGTGACGCTGCCTAA
- a CDS encoding MMPL family transporter, which produces MLERLGKWIYRHKYWTLLGWAVLLVALIAGAVGGGSHFSSSLSISGIPSTEIQSTLEKEFNQNPNAGTMKVVIQNKKDGGVSQDQIKNQVTDAINQVDKDYGKDVKSVTNPYDSSIISSDKTTTYVDITFDKGPTAVSNDTINGIRHIFDKKVDTQGTKLAYTGSVQITKMDLGGTSEVIGIVLAFILLLILFRSFVTAGLPIGSALVGLGIGTLLITIGTNFFDLANVAQTLAVMLSLAVGIDYALFILNRYKTDLASTDGDRETALGRAVSEAGKSVIFAGVTVIVAVCGLSLVGIDFLSAMGFAAGVAVFFAMLSALTLLPALISVAGRFIKPNNKSVQDMVKRPSWGTRFLTGHPWVVTIVGIAVLAGLALPAQHMRFGMPYNGSLPEQRTERQAYDIISDKFGEGVNAPLVAVIQLDPKDQDNSANLAKIADHIQNLKGAKQIVPVVDKTKAAQVQQQLTAQAQQQMAAQAQATGQMPTDQDKDKAAQQIKAAVLAQASKPYQLSSDGKYALMIVIPKEGSVSKQTGELTQKIKDYSKTTQHDYDAKITLTGVNAVNIDITDKLDKATPVFAGIIILLAFILLMVVFKSFVVPLVAMAGFALSLLASFGLTTAVIQDGFMKSVFGISKGAPLLSFLPVIVIGILFGLAMDYEVFMVSRAREIFVKTGNNDEAVTVALQDSGPIVITAALIMIAVFGSFALNSDPTVKSLGLALAFGVFSDAFIVRLLIVPSLLKILGRWNWAFPGQKHK; this is translated from the coding sequence ATGCTCGAACGTTTAGGTAAGTGGATTTACCGGCATAAATATTGGACCTTACTGGGATGGGCAGTCCTCCTGGTAGCGCTGATTGCCGGGGCCGTTGGGGGAGGTTCACACTTCTCTAGCAGCCTGTCAATTTCTGGCATTCCATCCACTGAGATTCAATCAACCCTGGAAAAGGAATTCAATCAAAACCCCAATGCGGGAACGATGAAGGTCGTGATCCAGAATAAGAAGGATGGTGGCGTGAGCCAGGACCAGATTAAAAATCAGGTCACTGATGCCATCAACCAGGTCGATAAGGACTATGGTAAGGACGTCAAGTCAGTTACCAACCCTTATGACAGCAGCATTATCAGTAGTGATAAGACGACGACTTATGTCGACATCACCTTTGATAAGGGCCCAACGGCGGTTTCCAACGATACCATCAACGGTATTCGCCATATCTTCGATAAAAAGGTCGATACTCAGGGCACTAAGCTGGCCTACACCGGATCAGTTCAAATCACCAAGATGGACCTGGGTGGTACTTCCGAAGTCATCGGAATCGTCCTGGCCTTTATCCTGCTGCTGATTTTGTTCCGTTCCTTCGTCACTGCTGGCCTACCAATTGGTAGCGCCCTGGTGGGACTGGGAATCGGTACCTTGCTAATCACCATCGGTACCAACTTCTTTGACCTGGCCAACGTGGCCCAAACCCTGGCTGTGATGCTGAGTCTGGCCGTTGGGATTGACTATGCCTTGTTCATTTTGAACCGGTATAAGACCGATTTGGCCAGCACTGATGGTGACCGGGAAACGGCCCTGGGCCGGGCGGTTAGTGAAGCCGGTAAGTCAGTCATCTTTGCCGGTGTGACTGTGATTGTGGCCGTTTGTGGCCTGAGTCTGGTCGGCATCGACTTCCTGTCAGCGATGGGCTTTGCCGCTGGCGTGGCCGTCTTCTTTGCCATGTTATCCGCCCTGACCCTGCTGCCAGCCCTGATTTCAGTGGCCGGCCGCTTTATTAAGCCTAACAACAAGTCCGTCCAGGACATGGTTAAGCGCCCTAGCTGGGGGACTCGTTTCTTAACGGGACACCCATGGGTGGTAACAATTGTCGGCATCGCGGTGCTAGCCGGCTTGGCTCTGCCAGCCCAGCACATGCGCTTTGGTATGCCTTATAACGGTTCTTTGCCAGAACAGCGGACTGAACGTCAGGCCTATGACATTATTTCAGATAAGTTTGGTGAAGGAGTTAACGCACCGCTGGTCGCGGTGATTCAGTTGGATCCTAAGGACCAGGACAATTCGGCTAACCTGGCCAAGATTGCTGACCACATCCAAAACCTGAAGGGCGCTAAGCAGATTGTGCCAGTTGTCGATAAGACCAAGGCTGCTCAAGTGCAACAGCAGTTGACCGCCCAAGCCCAGCAGCAAATGGCAGCCCAGGCCCAAGCGACTGGCCAAATGCCAACTGACCAGGATAAGGACAAGGCTGCCCAGCAAATCAAGGCAGCGGTCTTGGCTCAGGCTTCCAAGCCATACCAGCTTAGTTCAGATGGTAAGTACGCCCTGATGATTGTCATCCCTAAGGAAGGTTCGGTTTCTAAGCAGACTGGTGAGCTGACCCAAAAGATCAAAGATTACTCTAAGACTACGCAGCACGACTACGATGCCAAGATTACCCTGACTGGGGTGAATGCAGTTAACATCGATATTACTGACAAGCTGGATAAGGCGACCCCAGTCTTTGCGGGTATCATTATCCTGCTGGCCTTCATCTTGCTGATGGTCGTCTTCAAGTCCTTTGTGGTACCTTTGGTTGCCATGGCTGGCTTTGCCCTGTCCCTGTTGGCTTCCTTTGGTTTGACCACGGCGGTTATCCAGGACGGCTTCATGAAGAGCGTCTTTGGTATCAGTAAGGGCGCACCGCTGCTGTCCTTCCTGCCGGTGATTGTCATCGGGATTCTCTTCGGCCTGGCCATGGACTATGAAGTCTTCATGGTTTCCCGGGCCCGGGAAATCTTTGTTAAGACCGGTAACAATGACGAAGCTGTCACGGTTGCCCTGCAAGACAGTGGTCCCATCGTGATTACGGCGGCCCTGATTATGATTGCCGTCTTTGGTTCCTTCGCCTTGAACTCTGATCCAACGGTTAAGTCGTTGGGTCTGGCCCTGGCCTTTGGGGTCTTCTCGGATGCCTTCATTGTCCGGCTGCTGATTGTACCATCGCTTCTCAAGATTTTGGGACGTTGGAACTGGGCTTTCCCTGGACAAAAGCATAAGTAA
- a CDS encoding TetR/AcrR family transcriptional regulator, with amino-acid sequence MANKTAQLMRAHIIETTINIMRTVPFSKLSVKEICQQADINRNTFYRHFHDKYDLLTAVFDVSFQAFFQNIDLEAFKRGPYALLSNFELSHYLTALDFQLKDEEFKAQFNQEIFRQFFQLSDDPDFIWTLGQMFIVNLWNENQVHPLDPMRDADRLDEIIKTKHFPKKG; translated from the coding sequence ATGGCCAATAAAACTGCCCAGCTGATGCGGGCCCATATTATCGAAACCACCATCAATATTATGCGGACGGTTCCCTTCTCCAAATTAAGCGTCAAGGAAATCTGCCAGCAGGCAGACATCAACCGTAATACCTTCTACCGCCATTTTCACGACAAGTATGACCTCTTAACCGCCGTCTTTGACGTAAGTTTCCAGGCCTTCTTTCAAAACATCGACCTAGAAGCCTTTAAACGCGGTCCCTACGCCCTATTGAGTAATTTTGAACTGAGTCACTACCTGACCGCCCTGGACTTCCAGTTAAAGGATGAGGAATTCAAGGCCCAGTTTAACCAGGAAATCTTCCGTCAGTTCTTCCAGCTCTCCGATGATCCGGACTTCATCTGGACTTTGGGGCAGATGTTTATCGTCAATCTCTGGAACGAAAACCAGGTCCATCCCCTTGATCCGATGCGAGACGCCGACCGGCTGGATGAGATTATAAAGACCAAGCACTTTCCTAAAAAAGGTTAG
- a CDS encoding excinuclease ABC subunit UvrA, whose translation MAEKIDRIEVRGGRVHNLKNIDVDIPLNQFVAISGPSGSGKSSLAMGILYAEGSRRYLEALSTYTRRRIGQANRPAVREVRHIPSAIALRQRPGVPSERSTVGSLTELFNVVRLAFSRLGSPVCPNGHRVPASLAIAQAFEQPSDDGSHEGYINCPTCGVRFAVPTAEDFSFNAGGACPECHGTGEVRQLNPDMLIQDENLSIRDGAVASWRLPGRSFMSTIAASRGVNIDIPFKDLPEKDREFVLHGPKKRYPVDLNTSTGRIYHNMNSLYENAYDAVYDSLKTSKSDGAIKRLNKFFHFSTCPVCHGTRLNPKLLEQTIAGQNIAQVADLTLGELPDWVKQTKEWLPANMQQLASVILDNLTSNLQPILELGLDYLTLSRSANTLSTGELQRIQLAKTLRTETTGVLYVLDEPSIGLHPDNIRGLISVFKALIDQGNSLVVVDHNVDVIAAADWIIEIGPGSGDAGGKVIAQGTPKALEKDPDSLIGPFLSGKADIMHAKVPPLEPDPKLDTNIEVQHYYNLNDIKVTFPGDQLTAVTGFSGAGKTSLIMASLAPAIEDQSAGQNLPKQVTNLKTPLKHVITVDAKPVGKNTRSSVATYTSIMDNLRRLFASLPEAKEKGYTIADFSYNNKQGACPNCGGLGVISLDVQYLADVQEICPVCQGNRFKPEISAVKWEGYSIVDLLNLSVKEALTVLASQPKILRQLRLLDEIGLDYLHLGESTPSLSGGEAQRLKLVNHLNKRQNQTLFIFDEPSVGLHPLDVQTLLTVFNKLKEKGATILMITHDLDLMTNADYLVDLGPKGGSAGGRLMAEGQPAQLIKKPDSLTLKYLRAHFEKFGLLA comes from the coding sequence GTGGCAGAAAAAATTGATCGAATCGAGGTCCGCGGTGGCCGGGTTCATAACTTAAAAAACATTGACGTTGATATCCCCCTAAACCAGTTTGTGGCGATTTCAGGACCATCGGGTTCCGGGAAGAGCTCGCTGGCGATGGGGATTCTCTATGCGGAAGGGTCTCGGCGGTACCTGGAGGCCCTGTCGACCTATACCCGGCGCCGGATTGGTCAGGCTAACCGGCCAGCCGTTCGCGAGGTCCGCCACATTCCATCCGCGATTGCCCTGCGGCAGCGCCCCGGTGTGCCTTCTGAGCGTTCGACGGTGGGTTCTTTGACCGAGCTCTTTAACGTGGTCCGCCTGGCCTTTTCCCGCCTGGGCTCACCAGTCTGTCCGAACGGCCACCGGGTGCCAGCCAGTCTGGCCATCGCCCAGGCCTTTGAACAGCCCAGTGACGATGGCAGCCACGAGGGCTACATTAACTGTCCAACCTGTGGGGTCCGTTTTGCCGTGCCAACCGCTGAAGATTTCTCTTTTAACGCCGGTGGTGCCTGCCCAGAGTGTCATGGGACCGGTGAAGTCCGTCAGTTAAACCCGGACATGCTCATTCAGGATGAAAACTTATCAATCCGCGATGGGGCGGTGGCCTCCTGGCGCCTGCCGGGCCGCAGCTTTATGAGCACAATTGCGGCCTCCCGCGGGGTCAACATTGACATCCCCTTCAAGGACCTGCCGGAAAAGGACCGGGAATTTGTCCTCCACGGTCCTAAAAAGCGGTATCCAGTCGACCTGAATACTTCCACCGGCCGGATTTACCACAACATGAACTCCCTGTATGAAAACGCCTACGATGCCGTTTATGACTCTTTGAAAACGTCGAAGAGTGACGGCGCCATCAAGCGCTTGAATAAGTTCTTCCACTTTTCGACCTGCCCGGTTTGTCACGGCACGCGGTTGAACCCTAAGCTCTTGGAGCAGACGATTGCCGGACAAAACATTGCCCAGGTAGCCGACCTGACTTTGGGCGAGCTGCCCGACTGGGTTAAGCAGACCAAGGAATGGCTGCCCGCTAATATGCAGCAGCTGGCCTCGGTCATCCTAGATAACCTGACCAGCAACCTTCAGCCAATTTTGGAGCTGGGTCTGGATTATCTAACCCTGTCACGGAGTGCTAATACCTTATCGACCGGGGAATTGCAGCGGATTCAGCTCGCCAAGACCCTGCGGACGGAAACGACTGGGGTGCTCTATGTCTTAGATGAACCCTCGATTGGTCTCCATCCGGACAACATCCGCGGTCTGATTTCGGTATTTAAGGCCCTGATTGACCAAGGGAACTCCCTGGTGGTCGTTGACCACAATGTCGACGTGATTGCCGCGGCCGATTGGATTATTGAAATTGGCCCTGGTTCAGGCGATGCCGGTGGGAAGGTGATTGCCCAGGGCACGCCGAAAGCTTTGGAAAAGGACCCGGATTCTTTGATTGGTCCCTTCTTGTCTGGTAAGGCCGATATCATGCACGCCAAGGTGCCACCACTAGAGCCAGACCCTAAGCTAGACACCAACATCGAAGTCCAGCACTACTACAATTTAAACGATATTAAGGTGACCTTCCCCGGTGACCAACTAACCGCAGTTACTGGTTTTTCTGGGGCCGGCAAGACCAGCCTGATTATGGCTAGTCTGGCACCAGCCATTGAAGACCAGAGTGCTGGCCAGAACCTGCCCAAGCAGGTCACCAATTTAAAGACACCGCTCAAACACGTGATTACCGTCGATGCCAAGCCGGTCGGCAAAAACACCCGGTCTAGCGTGGCTACTTACACCAGTATCATGGATAACCTGCGCCGGCTCTTTGCTAGCCTGCCCGAGGCCAAGGAAAAGGGCTATACGATTGCTGATTTCTCCTATAACAATAAGCAGGGGGCCTGCCCCAACTGTGGTGGCCTGGGTGTGATTTCCCTGGATGTCCAGTATTTGGCCGATGTGCAAGAAATTTGTCCCGTCTGCCAGGGTAACCGCTTTAAGCCTGAAATTAGCGCCGTTAAATGGGAAGGTTACAGCATCGTTGACCTGCTCAACCTTTCAGTGAAGGAAGCTTTGACGGTCTTGGCCAGCCAGCCTAAGATTCTCCGTCAGCTGCGCCTGCTTGATGAAATTGGCCTAGACTACCTTCACCTCGGTGAGAGCACGCCCAGCCTGTCAGGTGGTGAGGCCCAGCGCCTGAAGCTGGTCAACCACTTAAACAAGCGGCAAAACCAGACCCTCTTTATCTTCGATGAGCCTTCGGTCGGTCTGCACCCGCTGGATGTGCAAACCCTGCTGACGGTCTTTAATAAGCTCAAAGAAAAAGGGGCAACCATCTTAATGATTACCCACGATTTAGATTTGATGACTAACGCCGACTACCTAGTTGACCTTGGGCCCAAGGGTGGTAGTGCCGGTGGCCGCTTAATGGCCGAAGGACAACCCGCCCAGCTGATTAAAAAGCCAGATAGCCTGACCCTCAAGTACCTGCGGGCCCACTTTGAAAAGTTCGGGTTGCTAGCCTAA